The DNA segment ATTGCCTCAAATGCGGATTGGAGTTTGAAGTGACAGGCGTCTATCTCTTTGATCTTGTGTCGCAGCAGGCTCACTACCTTACGGTCCGTCAGTCCATGATCGCCGGCAATGTCGCGAACGCAAACACACAGGATTACAAAGCGCGTGACATTATCCCTTTCGCCGAAATCATGGCCCGTACGGCGACGGCTAGCCTGTCGACGACAGCAAGCGGCCACTTAAACGCAGCAGACCCATCATTTAGTACAACGAAGATCAAGGCTTCCGATGCCTGGGACAGACTTTCGACCTCGAGCTCCGTCAGTCTTGAGCAGGAAATGCTCAAGGCCGCTGAGATCAGCCGAGCCCATTCTCTGAATGTGGCAATCACGAAAGCATTTGATCGTATGTTGACGTTGAGTCTAAAAAATTCCTGATGATCGCTTGTTATTTTTTCACAAATCTGGACGAGTCTTTCTGGAATGGCGAACGGATGAAATGGCGCGACGAATGCAGCAGTCTAGTGCGTGATATGAGTCGGCTTGCTATCAAGAGAAAATCAGATGGAAAATAGAGTCTATCTTCCAACATCATTGAGCGCGCACGATGTAGTTTTTAAAATATTCACCCGCTCAACTGCATGATCTCACTGCTTCCGACCGCGGACCAGAGCCATTCGGCCGATCCAGCTGGGATGTTCCAACAGCGGCGCACGCCCATAAAGCCCGCTTCCGACAGGAGCTTCGGCCATGTCCCTGACGGATGGGATTTGATTGCCTCCGTGCCATAGAGCATCTGCGTAGTTCGCAAGATCGGGCTTACGGATTTGAGTGTATAGTTCTCCTAAATGTGATTATGCTTGGAATAATACCAACGGCCTTCATTTGTAAATGATATGGGTCCACTCGCGCAGTCTGCATATTCCGACGAAGCCGGCCGGGTGGTCCGATCTGAAGGCGTCCGGTGACGGCGTGCTCCCAGGGATCAGAGGGGAAGATCACGAGGTTGAGTCAACGGGTCAAGCGGCGGGCTCGGCAGCCTTGCACTTGCGCAGGCTCTCGCCGGCCGGCTCGATGCGATGAGCGTCGTGGACCAGCCGGTCGAGAACGGCGTCAGCCAGCGTCGATCGCCTGGTGCATCACGCCACGATCTTTGAGATGAACGTCGAGAGTCATCGCCATCGCGTCGCCCTCGATCGCAAGCGAAGGCCCGGTCGCCCTGCGACCCGGGCGACTGGACTTACATCAAATTAGTGGAGAGCGGTTTGGCTGGCGCTGGCGGCCAGTCTCGCCTCGGTGCTGCTACTGATGCGCTACAACGACGCCAACGTGCGCTTGGTCTGGCTGTGCTCGCGCAACGATGCGATCGGCAACGTGGTGGTGATCGCCGCCCTGGGTGTGTGGGGTACGGCCACCGCGTGGCCAGATGTCAAGCGACGCCCGGAACTGACCCCTTAGCGTCACGAAGAACTGGCCCCCCCTCCAGTTTCCAATCCTAAACGGGTGTGGGTTGAGGGACGGGCGTCGCCCTCTGCAGCAGACCGCTGCGCCGCTTCTCGCGCAGCCGGTAGCTGTCGCCCCGGATCGTGACCACATGGCTGTGGTGCAGCAGGCGGTCGAGGATCGCGGTCGCCACCACGGCGTCGCCGAACACCGTGCCCCACTCGCCCACCGCCCGGTTCGAGGTCACCAGCATCGCGCCCCGCTCGTAGCGCCGGCTGACGAGCTGGAAGAACAGGTGCGCGGCATCCGGCTCGAACGGCAGGTAGCCGAGCTCGTCCACGATCAGCAGCTTGGGCTTGGCGTAGTGCGTCAGCCGCTCCTCCAGCCGGCCCTCGGTATGGGCCTTGGCCAGCTGCGCCACCAGGGTCGTAGCCGGCGTGAACAGCACGCTGTAGCCGGCCACGATCGCCTCCCGGCCCAGCGCCACCGCCAGGTGCGTCTTGCCGACGCCCGGAGGACCCAACAGGAGCACCGCCTCGCCGTTGGCGATGAAGCGGCCGGTGGCGATCTCGCGGATCTGCCCCTTGTCGAGGGAGGGCTGAGCCGCGAAGTCGAAGCCGGTCAGGTCGCGCACGAACGGGAAGCGCGCCAGCCCGAAGGCCATCTCGATCCGCCGCTGGTCGCGCCGCGCCACCTCCCGCTCGCAGAACAGGGTCAGCGCCTCGCGGATCGTCAGCTCGCGCCGGCCGGCCTCGTCGATCAGCGTGTCGAGCTGGTCGCGGAGCGCCGTCAGCTTGAGCCGCCCGAGCAGCGCCGTGAGGTGATCGTGCCCCTCGCTCATCAGAAGCCTCCCCCGGCCACGGCCTCGTATTCCGAGAGCGGCCGCAGCAGCGTCGGCGGGGGCGCCTCGTCGAGCGGGACGGGATCGCGCCGGTACGCGGGCCGGTCCCGGCTGCCGACCAGCCCAGCCAGATGGGCGTCGTCGACCGCGCGCCCATGGCGTCCCGTCAGTTCGGCATGGCTGGCGATCTCCTGCCCGCCATGGTGGACGCGCACCCTCGCCCCGCTCACGGTGACGCGCACCGCTTCGCCGATCAGCCGCCAGGGCACCGAGTAGGCGTTGCCGTCGACGGCGACCGCGCAATCCGCCCCGACCCGGCGCACCAGGTCGCGCGCGGCGGTGAAGGGCGGCACGCCGCCGAGCGGCGTGAGGGCCCCGGCCTCGTCGCGCGCGAAGCGGTCGGCCGGCGCCTCGCCGGTCGTGCCGTGGGTGCGCTGGTCGGCTACCTCGCGGGTCCAGGCGTCGAGATGCGCTTCCAGGCCGGCAAAGCTGGCAAAGCAGCGTCCGGCCACGGCGTTCCTCTTGACGTAGCCGACCCCGCGCTCGTCCTTGCCCTTGGTGCGGGCACGGTACGGTGCGCAGGCCCGGACCCGGAAGCCCCAGTGTCTGGCGAAGGCCTGCAGGCGCGGGTGGAACACGACCTCGCGGCTGACCGGGTCGTGGTGCAGGACCAGGGCGCGGGCGTTGTCGAGCAGCACCTCGCGCGGCACGCCCCCGAAGGTCCGGAAGGCGCTCTCCAGGCCGGCAAACCAATCCTCCTGCCGCTCGTGGCCGAAGGCCCGCACGTGCAGGCGGCGCGAGTAGCCGAGCGTGGCCACGAACAGGAACACGCGAATGGGCTCCTCGCCGATCGTCACCCGGCGCTCGCCGAAGTCGATCTGCATCTGCTCGCCCGGCGGCGTCTCGAACCGCACCGTCGCCCGGGCCGCCGCGACCAGGTCCTGGCGCAGGGGAGCCACGGCGCGCTCGACCGTGCGCAGGCTGACGTGGATGCCCTTCTCGGCCGCCAGATCCTGGCGCACGACGTCGGCATTGCCCGCATGCTGCCGGAAGCGGGCGGCCAGCCACTCGGTGAGACCGTCGAGCTGCTTGGAACGTGAGGGCTTGGCGCAGGGCCGCCACTCGCCCCGCCGCAGCCAGTCCTTCACGGTGGTCTTCGAGCAGCCAAGCTCCGCCGCGATCCGCTTGGCGCCCCAACCGAGAGCCTTGAGCCGGCGCATCGCCGTCACGTCATCCGGCGTCTTCATCTCGGCCCTCCGCGGATCGTCCGTCCGCTCCAGAGCCTGAGCCTCGTTCTTCATCATCGCGACCGCCTCGCTCATCGAGGGGCCAGATCCTCATGACGCCAGGGGGTCAGTTTGTCGTGTCGCCTGACACCAGACCTGTTAGTGGCAGGCCTGATGGCCGCGATCTTCTTCACCCCGGCGGTGCAGATCCTGCGGCAGGACTGGGCAGAGTACCGCGACGGCGTGGTGATCGACAGCCATCCGGTGCCGGCCGAGTATCGAAATACCGTTATAAATACGATTTATCCACATTATACCCTCGAGTAAATACTGTATTATTAGGCAGCAGCTGATGGGTTGAAGATGACGTCGACCCAGTAGTTGGACCGATTGAAGGATTGTGTTGGGAAAAGACTGGAGCTGCCGTAAGCATAGACGCCATTGCCACCCGAAGCATCGCTCGCTGGCGCGGTGAGTGGCCCACTCGTGACGGCGTTTGCGAAGGCGTTGGCGGTCGTCGAGTAACGGCCGACACTGGTGTGGTAGGAGGCGGTGTAGGTGGCGCCAGGCGTCAGCGTCACCGGGTTCGAGAAGGTGGCGGTCTGCCAGCCGCTCGCGCTCTCG comes from the Methylobacterium currus genome and includes:
- the flgB gene encoding flagellar basal body rod protein FlgB (with FlgF and C makes up the proximal portion of the flagellar basal body rod; Bradyrhizobium have one thick flagellum and several thin flagella; the proteins in this cluster are associated with the thin flagella) → MTGVYLFDLVSQQAHYLTVRQSMIAGNVANANTQDYKARDIIPFAEIMARTATASLSTTASGHLNAADPSFSTTKIKASDAWDRLSTSSSVSLEQEMLKAAEISRAHSLNVAITKAFDRMLTLSLKNS
- the istB gene encoding IS21-like element helper ATPase IstB: MSEGHDHLTALLGRLKLTALRDQLDTLIDEAGRRELTIREALTLFCEREVARRDQRRIEMAFGLARFPFVRDLTGFDFAAQPSLDKGQIREIATGRFIANGEAVLLLGPPGVGKTHLAVALGREAIVAGYSVLFTPATTLVAQLAKAHTEGRLEERLTHYAKPKLLIVDELGYLPFEPDAAHLFFQLVSRRYERGAMLVTSNRAVGEWGTVFGDAVVATAILDRLLHHSHVVTIRGDSYRLREKRRSGLLQRATPVPQPTPV
- the istA gene encoding IS21 family transposase, with translation MKTPDDVTAMRRLKALGWGAKRIAAELGCSKTTVKDWLRRGEWRPCAKPSRSKQLDGLTEWLAARFRQHAGNADVVRQDLAAEKGIHVSLRTVERAVAPLRQDLVAAARATVRFETPPGEQMQIDFGERRVTIGEEPIRVFLFVATLGYSRRLHVRAFGHERQEDWFAGLESAFRTFGGVPREVLLDNARALVLHHDPVSREVVFHPRLQAFARHWGFRVRACAPYRARTKGKDERGVGYVKRNAVAGRCFASFAGLEAHLDAWTREVADQRTHGTTGEAPADRFARDEAGALTPLGGVPPFTAARDLVRRVGADCAVAVDGNAYSVPWRLIGEAVRVTVSGARVRVHHGGQEIASHAELTGRHGRAVDDAHLAGLVGSRDRPAYRRDPVPLDEAPPPTLLRPLSEYEAVAGGGF